From a single Nostoc edaphicum CCNP1411 genomic region:
- a CDS encoding GTPase family protein, producing MVRLKPWQWVVLAIPIAFIIIFLLVSAGSQIHAWGINWIWGVFTLLFVGWRWLLVQWTQPAVNQVEAVLAQVQEELESTVENTVRTVGSDTTKQAEAALQEILQAAQSDRPIWEDWQTFWTRCQDLVVAIAHIYNPQIQYPLLNIYVPQAYGLIRGTVDDMDQWMQKLSPVLNQVTVGQAYQGYEVYRKLEPSARKFWKAWNWAQWVLNPVAAVAKQASQGSSNQATQQLLGNLSQLFREAALRNLCRQAIALYGRSTLPVSATVSTPTLPKAKTQTLRDILTQAQPAEAVEQKPVNILLVGRTGSGKSSLINTLFQADLAAVDVLPSTDRIQNYQWQTQSGETLTLWDTPGYEQVNRADLRNLVLDYAINADLLLLATPALDPALQMDVDFLQDIKAEVADLPAIAIVTQVDRLRPIREWQPPYDWEWGDRPKEVSIREATEYRAKLLGNFCNLVLPVVTTDSKTNRTAWGVEALSLGLVDAIAPSKQLRLARFLRNLEARIIAAAKIIDHYTFQMTTTQGLTAFLKSPVLQFVSTLSTGSPALAYMLAEQIPVEQLPIVIGKLQMGYELFSLLNTGNPNPLNFELLSLWPLLLENSASPDRNAWAFGHALVEYWTQNLTVEQLRERFEYYLANLSTLRN from the coding sequence ATGGTGCGATTAAAACCGTGGCAGTGGGTAGTTTTAGCAATCCCGATCGCGTTTATCATCATTTTTTTACTGGTATCCGCCGGTTCGCAAATTCATGCGTGGGGCATTAATTGGATTTGGGGTGTATTCACCCTTTTATTCGTTGGTTGGCGTTGGCTGCTAGTCCAATGGACTCAACCTGCTGTCAACCAAGTAGAAGCTGTATTAGCTCAAGTCCAAGAAGAACTAGAATCGACAGTAGAGAATACTGTACGAACAGTGGGAAGTGACACCACAAAGCAAGCAGAAGCCGCACTCCAAGAAATTCTGCAAGCAGCACAAAGCGATCGCCCGATTTGGGAAGACTGGCAAACTTTTTGGACGCGATGCCAAGATTTAGTTGTCGCGATCGCTCATATCTACAATCCTCAAATTCAATATCCCCTGTTGAATATTTACGTTCCCCAAGCTTACGGGCTGATTCGGGGAACGGTGGATGATATGGATCAGTGGATGCAAAAGTTATCGCCTGTTCTCAATCAGGTAACGGTTGGGCAAGCATACCAAGGATACGAAGTCTACCGAAAGTTAGAACCATCGGCTCGGAAATTCTGGAAAGCTTGGAACTGGGCCCAGTGGGTTTTAAATCCGGTGGCGGCGGTGGCAAAACAAGCCAGTCAGGGTTCTAGTAACCAAGCAACTCAGCAATTATTGGGGAATTTGAGTCAGTTATTTCGGGAAGCTGCCCTGAGAAACTTATGCCGACAAGCGATCGCACTCTACGGACGTAGCACATTACCAGTTTCAGCAACCGTATCCACACCAACTTTACCCAAGGCAAAAACCCAAACACTCCGAGATATTTTAACTCAAGCTCAACCAGCTGAGGCAGTTGAGCAAAAACCCGTGAATATTCTGCTGGTTGGGCGCACGGGTTCGGGAAAAAGTAGCCTGATTAACACGTTATTTCAGGCGGATCTCGCAGCCGTTGATGTTTTACCCAGTACCGATCGGATTCAAAATTATCAATGGCAGACTCAAAGTGGAGAAACCTTGACGCTTTGGGACACACCTGGCTACGAACAAGTCAACCGTGCCGATCTCCGAAATTTGGTGCTTGATTATGCCATCAACGCAGATTTACTGCTGTTAGCTACACCCGCCCTCGATCCTGCGCTGCAAATGGATGTAGACTTTTTGCAAGATATCAAAGCAGAAGTTGCAGATTTACCTGCGATCGCAATTGTCACTCAAGTAGATCGTCTGCGTCCCATCCGCGAATGGCAACCACCTTATGATTGGGAATGGGGCGATCGCCCCAAGGAAGTTTCTATTCGCGAAGCCACTGAGTATCGCGCCAAGCTGCTGGGAAATTTTTGTAATCTAGTTCTACCCGTAGTTACAACTGACAGCAAAACAAATCGAACCGCTTGGGGAGTAGAAGCGCTTTCACTGGGATTAGTAGATGCGATCGCACCTAGCAAGCAACTCCGTCTCGCCCGCTTTTTGCGGAATCTAGAAGCCCGTATCATCGCCGCGGCCAAAATCATCGACCACTACACCTTCCAGATGACGACAACACAAGGATTAACGGCATTTCTCAAAAGTCCCGTTCTTCAGTTTGTTTCTACCCTCTCAACCGGATCTCCAGCCCTAGCATATATGCTGGCAGAGCAAATTCCCGTGGAACAGTTGCCGATTGTGATTGGCAAACTCCAAATGGGATATGAGCTTTTTTCACTCTTGAATACAGGCAACCCTAACCCGCTCAACTTTGAATTACTATCCCTCTGGCCGCTACTGCTAGAAAACTCTGCTTCACCCGATCGCAACGCCTGGGCATTTGGTCACGCCCTAGTGGAATACTGGACTCAGAATCTAACAGTTGAACAACTCCGGGAGCGATTTGAGTATTATTTAGCGAATTTGTCTACATTGAGGAATTAA
- a CDS encoding ATP-binding protein gives MKNILQTSISQEQNSHQRYSISSYNSLLAVVKDLASVRTIEEIIEIVRLAARDLTNADGVTFVLRDGECCHYVDENAIGPLWKGMRFPLKSCISGWAMLNKQAAVIEDIYQDARIPIDAYKVTFVKSLVMVPIRVADPLGAIGAYWSTTHRATLEEIELLEILTDTTAVAIANVQLFQKLTNQNALKDKFIAMLAHELRNPVAPISNGVQLLKLKLGQTGAVGETVLMMQHQIKHLSKLIDELLDVSSITYGKISLNLEKFNLVDLVRQSLNDHAEAIKRSNLTVVQDLPNTPVWAYVDSTRFFQIFGNLLDNALKFSKPDGTIWVDLSFIPDENGSGSVAALSVRDSGIGIDPTILPELFEPFTQADRSLDRSRGGLGLGLSVVKSLVELHGGNVEASSRGINLGAEFKVTFPVCEEMTTLDNDLEIKEAAKKSLKILVIEDNDDSAVSLQAVLEYFGHEVFIAKNGILGLETARELEPNVIICDIGLPEMDGFAVAQELSKDSKFTRSILIALTGYGGQMDKELALKSGFKCHLTKPVDFEILTAEIDRHYLMSA, from the coding sequence ATGAAAAATATATTACAAACCTCCATCTCTCAAGAACAGAATTCACATCAGAGATATAGCATTTCGTCTTACAATAGCCTGCTTGCCGTCGTGAAGGATTTAGCCAGTGTGCGGACTATTGAGGAAATTATTGAAATTGTGCGTTTGGCGGCCCGTGATCTCACGAATGCTGATGGAGTAACTTTTGTACTGCGGGATGGTGAATGTTGCCACTATGTCGATGAAAACGCCATCGGGCCACTTTGGAAAGGTATGCGTTTTCCGCTCAAATCTTGCATCTCCGGTTGGGCAATGCTCAATAAACAAGCAGCCGTGATTGAAGATATTTATCAGGATGCTCGAATACCGATTGATGCCTACAAAGTGACTTTTGTCAAAAGTTTAGTGATGGTTCCCATACGGGTTGCTGATCCACTCGGTGCAATTGGAGCCTACTGGAGTACAACACACCGAGCCACGCTCGAAGAAATAGAACTGCTGGAGATTCTTACTGATACTACAGCAGTTGCGATCGCCAACGTCCAACTTTTCCAGAAACTTACGAACCAAAACGCCCTAAAAGACAAATTCATTGCAATGCTAGCTCACGAGTTGAGGAATCCTGTTGCCCCCATCTCCAACGGCGTTCAGCTTCTCAAATTGAAACTGGGCCAGACTGGCGCAGTCGGGGAAACAGTTTTAATGATGCAACACCAGATTAAGCACCTCTCAAAATTGATCGATGAGCTACTCGACGTATCATCCATTACCTACGGGAAGATTTCATTAAACCTTGAGAAGTTTAATCTGGTAGATTTAGTTCGCCAGAGTCTCAATGATCATGCAGAAGCAATAAAGAGATCGAATCTTACTGTAGTACAAGACTTGCCAAACACACCCGTGTGGGCTTATGTTGACTCCACCCGCTTCTTCCAAATCTTTGGAAACCTTCTTGATAACGCCTTAAAGTTTTCCAAGCCAGATGGGACGATTTGGGTGGATTTGTCATTTATTCCTGATGAGAATGGCTCAGGAAGTGTAGCGGCCTTATCTGTAAGAGATTCAGGTATAGGGATAGACCCGACAATCTTACCAGAACTCTTCGAGCCATTTACCCAAGCCGATCGCAGTTTAGATCGTTCGAGAGGCGGGTTAGGTTTGGGACTATCGGTAGTTAAAAGTCTGGTGGAACTTCATGGTGGTAACGTTGAAGCCTCAAGTAGAGGGATTAATTTGGGAGCAGAATTCAAAGTTACTTTCCCTGTATGCGAAGAGATGACAACCTTGGATAACGACTTGGAGATTAAAGAGGCGGCTAAAAAATCGTTGAAAATTTTAGTCATCGAAGATAACGACGATTCAGCCGTATCATTACAAGCAGTACTTGAGTATTTTGGGCATGAAGTTTTCATTGCCAAAAATGGAATTTTAGGGTTAGAAACTGCGAGGGAGTTGGAGCCTAATGTGATTATTTGTGACATCGGGCTTCCTGAAATGGATGGATTCGCAGTTGCACAAGAACTGAGTAAAGACTCTAAATTTACTCGCTCAATTCTGATTGCGCTCACCGGCTACGGTGGCCAAATGGATAAAGAGCTTGCGCTTAAGTCTGGGTTCAAATGCCACTTAACCAAGCCTGTGGACTTTGAAATACTTACAGCAGAAATTGATCGACACTATCTCATGAGTGCGTAA
- a CDS encoding S-(hydroxymethyl)glutathione dehydrogenase/class III alcohol dehydrogenase: MEVKAAVAYSAGKPLTIETVQLSGPKAGEVLVEVKASGVCHTDAFTLSGDDPEGLFPAILGHEGAGVVVEVGAGVTSLKPGDHVIPLYTPECRQCEYCLSFKTNLCQAIRLTQGRGVMPDGTSRFSLDGQMIHHYMGTSTFANYTVLPEIALAKIREDAPFDKVCYIGCGVTTGVGAVINTAKVEPGANVVVFGLGGIGLNVIQGARLVGANMIVGVDINPSKRALAEKFGMTHFVNPQEVEGDLVPYLVDLTKGGADYSFECIGNVKVMRQALECCHKGWGVSVIIGVAGAGQEIRTRPFQLVTGRVWKGSAFGGARGRTDVPKIVDWYMEGKINIDDLITHVMPIEQINDAFELMHKGESIRSVVTF, from the coding sequence TTGGAAGTTAAAGCAGCAGTAGCTTACAGTGCAGGTAAGCCATTAACGATTGAAACTGTTCAACTATCGGGGCCAAAAGCCGGCGAAGTTTTAGTTGAGGTTAAAGCAAGCGGGGTTTGTCATACCGACGCTTTTACCTTATCTGGTGATGATCCCGAAGGTTTGTTTCCGGCTATTTTAGGACATGAAGGTGCTGGTGTAGTAGTGGAAGTAGGGGCTGGTGTCACCAGTCTTAAACCAGGGGATCATGTGATTCCCTTATACACTCCCGAATGTCGCCAGTGCGAATATTGTTTGAGTTTCAAAACTAATCTCTGTCAAGCCATTCGCCTAACTCAAGGACGCGGTGTTATGCCCGATGGCACTAGTCGCTTCAGTCTCGATGGGCAAATGATTCATCATTATATGGGTACATCCACTTTTGCCAACTATACGGTGCTGCCGGAAATCGCCTTGGCAAAAATTCGGGAAGACGCCCCATTTGATAAGGTTTGCTACATTGGCTGTGGTGTGACTACTGGTGTTGGTGCAGTTATCAATACTGCCAAGGTGGAACCTGGGGCAAATGTTGTAGTTTTTGGCTTAGGTGGTATTGGCTTAAATGTCATCCAAGGGGCGCGGTTGGTAGGGGCAAATATGATTGTCGGGGTGGATATTAATCCCAGCAAACGCGCTTTGGCAGAAAAGTTTGGTATGACGCATTTTGTCAATCCCCAAGAAGTAGAAGGTGATTTAGTTCCCTATCTGGTTGATTTAACAAAAGGCGGCGCTGATTACAGTTTTGAATGTATCGGTAATGTCAAAGTTATGCGTCAAGCATTAGAATGCTGCCACAAAGGTTGGGGCGTTAGCGTAATTATTGGTGTTGCTGGTGCTGGACAGGAAATCAGGACTCGTCCTTTTCAGTTAGTAACTGGGCGCGTTTGGAAAGGTTCGGCATTCGGTGGCGCTAGAGGGCGTACAGATGTGCCAAAAATTGTTGATTGGTATATGGAAGGTAAGATAAATATTGATGATTTGATTACTCATGTGATGCCCATTGAGCAAATTAATGATGCTTTTGAATTGATGCACAAAGGTGAATCAATTCGTAGTGTGGTAACTTTCTAA
- a CDS encoding valine--pyruvate transaminase: protein MNPALTQIGAQMSNLTGVRAIMKDIIETLRGGAGQQFINLSAGNPLILPEVEQLWRDCTAQLLASPEYGEVVCRYGSSQGYAPLIEAIANDFNKRYGLNLSDRNILITPGSQTLYFYAVNSFGGYTPSGELKQIVLPLSPDYTGYGGICLVPKALIAYKPTLDIDEAAHRFKYRPDFSQLSITENTGCVLFSRPCNPTGNVLTDDEVKKIAALAAPYNLPVLIDSAYAPPFPALNFTEMTPVFGDNILHCMSLSKAGLPGERIGIAIGDEKWIEVLECFQANMSLHSSRYGQAIAALAINSGRLVEISHTVIRPFYQNKFTVLETSLEQAMPKDLPWFLHRGEGAIFAWLWLQDLPISDWEFYQQLKQVGVIIVPGSTFFPGLEEEWAHKHQCFRISLTGSDEEIATAMQRLAKVTEEAYKCAPVTA from the coding sequence ATGAACCCTGCCCTAACACAAATTGGCGCTCAAATGTCCAACCTGACTGGCGTAAGAGCAATCATGAAGGATATTATCGAGACATTGCGAGGGGGTGCAGGGCAGCAGTTTATTAATTTGAGTGCTGGTAATCCGTTGATTTTGCCAGAGGTAGAACAATTATGGCGGGATTGCACTGCGCAGCTTCTCGCTAGTCCAGAATATGGTGAGGTGGTTTGTCGCTACGGCTCAAGTCAGGGTTATGCACCATTAATTGAAGCGATCGCCAACGACTTTAACAAACGCTACGGGTTAAACTTAAGCGATCGCAATATCCTCATTACACCCGGTAGTCAAACCCTCTACTTCTACGCTGTGAATAGCTTTGGTGGCTATACCCCTAGCGGCGAGTTAAAACAAATCGTTTTGCCCCTCAGCCCTGACTACACAGGTTACGGCGGTATCTGCTTAGTTCCAAAAGCCTTAATCGCTTACAAACCGACTCTCGATATTGATGAAGCCGCCCACCGATTTAAATATCGCCCCGACTTCAGCCAACTATCAATTACAGAAAATACAGGTTGTGTTCTCTTCTCTCGCCCCTGTAATCCCACTGGTAACGTCCTCACTGATGATGAGGTGAAAAAGATTGCCGCCCTGGCTGCGCCTTACAATCTGCCAGTGTTAATTGACTCGGCTTATGCGCCTCCCTTCCCCGCATTAAACTTTACCGAAATGACACCAGTGTTTGGTGATAATATTCTCCACTGTATGAGTTTATCGAAAGCGGGGTTACCAGGAGAAAGGATTGGTATTGCCATTGGGGATGAAAAGTGGATTGAAGTGCTGGAGTGTTTCCAGGCAAATATGAGCCTCCATTCTTCACGTTACGGCCAAGCGATCGCAGCTCTTGCAATTAATTCTGGCCGCTTAGTGGAAATTTCTCACACTGTCATCCGTCCCTTCTATCAAAATAAATTTACCGTTTTAGAAACCAGCTTAGAACAAGCGATGCCCAAGGATTTACCTTGGTTTCTCCATCGCGGTGAAGGGGCAATTTTTGCTTGGTTGTGGTTACAGGATTTACCCATTAGTGACTGGGAATTTTACCAGCAATTAAAGCAAGTAGGTGTGATTATTGTCCCTGGAAGTACCTTCTTCCCTGGATTAGAGGAAGAGTGGGCGCACAAACACCAATGCTTCCGCATCAGCCTTACCGGTAGCGATGAAGAGATTGCCACAGCAATGCAACGTCTAGCAAAAGTGACTGAGGAAGCTTATAAGTGTGCGCCTGTGACTGCCTAG
- the rimM gene encoding ribosome maturation factor RimM (Essential for efficient processing of 16S rRNA): MTNSDNWLEIGKIVSPQGLSGELRVYPVSDFPERFEVPGKRWLLRSGETEPQPIELLTGRYISNKNLYVIKLAGVENCDQAEALRGCTLMVPASDRPQLGEDEYHVLDLIGLEVFMQASGELVGTVVDIIPAGNDLLEVKLHPSFTTDKGQMTNDKEQVTNDKKQKTVLIPFVEAIAPVVDLKSNRIEITPPPGLLEINN, translated from the coding sequence ATGACAAATTCAGATAATTGGCTAGAAATTGGTAAGATTGTTTCCCCTCAAGGATTGTCTGGAGAATTACGGGTTTACCCTGTATCAGACTTTCCCGAAAGATTTGAGGTGCCGGGAAAACGTTGGTTGTTGCGTTCAGGTGAGACAGAACCACAACCAATCGAATTATTGACAGGACGTTATATCAGTAACAAAAACTTGTATGTGATTAAATTAGCTGGCGTAGAAAATTGCGATCAGGCGGAGGCATTACGCGGTTGTACGTTAATGGTGCCAGCAAGCGATCGCCCCCAATTAGGCGAAGATGAATATCATGTCCTCGATTTGATTGGCTTGGAAGTCTTCATGCAAGCATCTGGCGAACTCGTTGGTACAGTGGTAGACATCATCCCGGCTGGGAATGATTTGTTAGAAGTAAAATTGCACCCATCTTTTACCACTGACAAAGGACAAATGACAAATGACAAAGAACAAGTGACAAATGACAAAAAACAAAAGACTGTTTTGATTCCATTTGTGGAAGCGATCGCACCAGTAGTAGACTTGAAATCTAATCGCATTGAAATCACGCCGCCGCCTGGGTTATTGGAAATTAATAATTAG